The following proteins are co-located in the Labrys monachus genome:
- a CDS encoding FadR/GntR family transcriptional regulator, which translates to MPRLVAGDIAATLRKRISAGEWSESGRMPAERDLADEYGVARNTMRRAVGLLEEEGALVRHVGRGTFLVTANPHSLAGAVARMEGTSPADMMEIRLLLEPAAASFAATNASTGDLNGVREAHASASESTDMPVFEHWDAEFHSRIFACSRNDFLKEIHNVMRILRNQSPWFEMKKRSFSEERRQLYCDEHKAVVEALFRRDPDAAREAMHAHLLTVQRNLLGR; encoded by the coding sequence ATGCCGAGGCTCGTCGCGGGCGATATCGCCGCCACGCTCAGGAAGCGCATATCGGCGGGCGAATGGAGCGAGAGCGGCAGGATGCCGGCCGAGCGGGACCTCGCCGACGAATATGGCGTGGCCCGCAACACGATGCGCCGTGCCGTCGGCCTCCTCGAGGAGGAGGGAGCGCTGGTCCGCCATGTCGGCCGCGGCACCTTCCTGGTGACGGCCAACCCCCATTCGCTGGCGGGCGCCGTCGCCCGGATGGAAGGCACGAGCCCGGCGGACATGATGGAGATCCGGCTGCTGCTCGAGCCCGCGGCGGCCTCCTTCGCGGCGACGAACGCCAGCACGGGCGATCTCAACGGCGTAAGGGAGGCGCATGCGAGCGCGTCGGAATCGACCGACATGCCGGTCTTCGAGCATTGGGACGCGGAATTCCACAGCCGCATCTTCGCCTGCTCGCGCAATGATTTCCTGAAGGAAATCCACAATGTCATGCGCATCCTGCGCAACCAGTCGCCATGGTTCGAGATGAAGAAGCGCTCGTTTTCCGAGGAGCGGCGGCAGCTCTATTGCGACGAGCACAAGGCCGTCGTCGAGGCTCTCTTTCGCCGCGACCCGGATGCCGCCCGCGAGGCGATGCATGCGCATCTGCTCACCGTCCAGCGAAACCTGCTCGGCCGATGA
- a CDS encoding spermidine synthase, whose product MRTLGVFDGVNGTISIIEDKATGARRYYEGNAFQSHALPTGTSCFTYVHLMDGLLREASNILLLGCAGGTLATMLHRQGKTVTVVDRNPQSFALARDYFWMPKEIRCQTADFRDFVAQTPDRFDGIGIDVGGPGFSPEAVFDGPALLALRRVLARNGRMAMNILVEDGMDPFTAGLACSLAGPDLNAWIIEEANESERNAIIACAPEDRLRLEPRSMPAAIARDVSSWFVRRPQPGAAKSFPRAPLGLFGRSV is encoded by the coding sequence ATGCGGACGCTGGGAGTCTTCGACGGTGTAAACGGCACGATCTCCATCATCGAGGACAAGGCGACCGGCGCCCGGCGCTATTACGAAGGCAATGCGTTCCAGAGCCACGCTCTGCCGACCGGCACGAGCTGCTTCACCTATGTCCACCTGATGGACGGCCTGCTGCGCGAGGCCTCCAATATCCTCCTGCTCGGCTGCGCCGGCGGCACGCTCGCCACGATGCTGCATCGGCAGGGCAAGACGGTGACGGTCGTCGACCGCAACCCGCAAAGCTTCGCCCTGGCGCGGGACTATTTCTGGATGCCGAAGGAGATCCGCTGCCAGACCGCCGACTTCCGCGACTTCGTCGCGCAGACGCCGGACCGCTTCGACGGCATCGGCATCGACGTGGGCGGGCCCGGCTTTTCGCCCGAGGCGGTCTTCGATGGTCCGGCCCTGCTCGCCCTGCGCCGCGTCCTGGCCCGGAACGGCCGTATGGCGATGAACATCCTGGTGGAGGACGGCATGGATCCGTTCACGGCCGGGCTGGCCTGCAGCCTCGCAGGCCCTGACCTGAATGCCTGGATCATCGAGGAGGCGAACGAATCGGAGCGCAACGCCATCATCGCCTGCGCGCCCGAGGATCGCCTGCGCCTGGAGCCGCGCTCGATGCCGGCGGCGATCGCCAGGGATGTTTCGAGCTGGTTCGTGCGGCGTCCGCAGCCGGGC
- a CDS encoding fumarylacetoacetate hydrolase family protein → MRVATFSIAGERRVGLVDLDRQTVAPFDFTVEAARSGILAVIDRGAAPLPRTLSPLPLSAVEIEAPIPRPRRNIFCVGKNYHEHAHEFARSGFDSSAAAGAVPKNPIIFSKLPDSVVPNHAKVLIDAKVSSSIDYEAELAVIIGREGRGISKENALDHVWGYTIVNDVTARDLQGKYSQWLIGKSQDTFCPMGPWAVSKDEFDLANAGIRCFVNGDLRQNSKVSLLIFDIPTIIATLSEGITLRPGDIIATGTPSGVGIGFDPPKYLKSGDVVRVEIDGIGTLENRFAEFA, encoded by the coding sequence GTGAGGGTTGCGACCTTTTCGATCGCCGGCGAGCGCCGTGTCGGCCTTGTCGACCTCGACCGCCAGACGGTGGCGCCGTTCGATTTCACCGTCGAGGCGGCGAGATCCGGCATCTTGGCGGTCATCGACCGCGGCGCCGCCCCCCTGCCGCGGACCCTCTCGCCCCTTCCCCTGAGCGCGGTCGAGATCGAGGCGCCGATTCCCCGCCCCCGCCGCAACATCTTCTGCGTCGGCAAGAACTACCACGAGCACGCGCATGAATTCGCCAGGAGCGGCTTCGATTCGAGTGCCGCCGCGGGCGCGGTGCCGAAGAATCCGATCATCTTCTCCAAGCTGCCGGACTCGGTAGTCCCGAACCATGCGAAGGTCCTGATCGATGCGAAAGTGTCGTCGTCGATCGACTACGAAGCCGAACTCGCCGTCATCATCGGCCGGGAGGGCCGCGGCATCTCGAAGGAGAACGCCCTCGACCACGTCTGGGGCTACACCATCGTCAACGACGTGACGGCCCGCGACCTGCAGGGCAAATACAGCCAGTGGCTGATCGGCAAATCGCAGGACACGTTCTGCCCGATGGGTCCCTGGGCCGTCTCCAAGGACGAATTCGACCTGGCGAACGCCGGCATCCGCTGCTTCGTCAATGGCGATCTGCGCCAGAATTCCAAGGTCTCGCTGCTGATCTTCGACATCCCCACCATCATCGCCACGCTGTCGGAAGGCATCACCCTGCGCCCCGGCGACATCATCGCGACCGGGACGCCCTCCGGCGTCGGCATCGGCTTCGACCCGCCGAAATATCTCAAATCCGGTGACGTCGTGCGCGTCGAGATCGACGGCATCGGCACGCTGGAAAACCGGTTCGCGGAGTTTGCCTGA
- a CDS encoding alpha/beta fold hydrolase yields MASIAGGAIVADVRGDGFPVVMVHGLGGTSNTYQPQMAVLANYRVVRPDLPGSGRSPVPFERLSIEWLAEAVISGLDSLGIRRAHVVGHSLGTLVCQRIAAETPDRVASLTLFGALTAPPDAARNGLIERAKKARSEGMEAIADQIIANTLSPSTHAEKPEAVAFVRESVMRQPAEGYAKTCEALSAAQPAEWSRIKAPTLLVTGDADPVAPVSMAQILSERIAGARLCVVERCGHWVTIERAQESNRRLAAFLQQHGS; encoded by the coding sequence ATGGCTTCGATCGCCGGCGGCGCCATTGTCGCGGACGTCAGGGGCGACGGCTTTCCCGTGGTGATGGTCCACGGCCTCGGCGGCACGTCCAACACCTACCAGCCGCAGATGGCGGTTCTCGCCAACTACCGCGTCGTTCGCCCGGACCTGCCGGGCTCCGGCCGCTCGCCGGTGCCGTTCGAGAGATTGTCCATCGAGTGGCTGGCCGAAGCGGTCATCTCGGGGCTGGACTCGCTCGGCATCCGCAGGGCGCATGTCGTCGGCCACTCGCTCGGCACGCTGGTCTGCCAGCGCATCGCCGCCGAGACCCCCGACAGGGTGGCCTCGCTGACGCTGTTCGGCGCCCTGACCGCTCCGCCGGATGCGGCGAGGAACGGCTTGATCGAACGGGCGAAGAAGGCCCGGTCGGAGGGAATGGAGGCCATCGCCGACCAGATCATCGCCAACACCCTGTCGCCGTCCACGCATGCGGAAAAGCCCGAGGCGGTCGCCTTCGTGCGGGAATCGGTGATGCGGCAGCCGGCCGAGGGCTATGCGAAGACCTGCGAGGCGCTGTCGGCGGCGCAGCCCGCCGAGTGGTCCCGGATCAAGGCGCCGACGCTGCTGGTGACGGGCGACGCCGATCCCGTCGCCCCCGTCAGCATGGCTCAGATCCTGTCGGAGAGGATCGCCGGCGCGCGCCTGTGCGTGGTCGAGCGCTGCGGGCATTGGGTGACGATCGAGCGGGCGCAGGAAAGCAACCGCAGACTGGCGGCGTTTCTCCAGCAACACGGGAGCTGA